A single window of Streptomyces cathayae DNA harbors:
- the prfA gene encoding peptide chain release factor 1: MFEAVEELVTEHADLETKLADPSVHADQANARRLNKRYAELTPIVATYRSWKQTGDDIGTARELAADDPDFAAEVKDLERQQTELTEKLRLLLVPRDPSDDKDVILEVKAGAGGDESALFAGDLLRMYLRYAERVGWKTEIIDATESELGGYKDVQVAVKTKGGQGATEPGQGVWARLKYEGGVHRVQRVPATESQGRIHTSAAGVLVTPEAEEIDVEINPNDLRIDVYRSSGPGGQSVNTTDSAVRITHVPTGVVASCQNEKSQLQNKEQALRILRSRLLAMAQEEAEREASDVRRSQVRTVDRSEKIRTYNFPENRISDHRVGFKAYNLDQVLDGELDAVIQACVDADSAAKLAAA; the protein is encoded by the coding sequence ATGTTCGAGGCCGTCGAGGAACTCGTCACCGAACACGCCGACCTGGAGACGAAGCTCGCCGACCCGTCGGTCCACGCCGACCAGGCCAACGCGCGCAGGCTGAACAAGCGGTACGCCGAGCTCACCCCGATCGTCGCCACGTACCGCTCCTGGAAGCAGACGGGCGACGACATCGGGACCGCGCGTGAACTGGCCGCCGACGACCCGGACTTCGCCGCCGAGGTCAAGGACCTGGAACGGCAGCAGACAGAGCTGACCGAGAAGCTGCGGCTCCTGCTGGTCCCGCGCGACCCCAGCGACGACAAGGACGTCATCCTCGAGGTCAAGGCGGGCGCGGGCGGCGACGAGTCCGCCCTGTTCGCGGGGGACCTGCTGCGCATGTACCTGCGCTACGCCGAGCGCGTCGGCTGGAAGACCGAGATCATCGACGCCACCGAGTCGGAGCTGGGCGGCTACAAGGACGTCCAGGTCGCCGTGAAGACCAAGGGCGGCCAGGGCGCCACCGAGCCCGGACAGGGCGTGTGGGCCCGGCTGAAGTACGAGGGCGGCGTGCACCGCGTGCAGCGGGTGCCGGCCACCGAGTCGCAGGGCCGCATCCACACCTCCGCGGCGGGCGTCCTGGTGACGCCCGAGGCGGAGGAGATCGACGTCGAGATCAACCCGAACGATCTGCGGATCGACGTCTACCGGTCCTCCGGCCCCGGCGGCCAGTCCGTCAACACCACCGACTCCGCCGTGCGCATCACGCACGTGCCGACCGGAGTCGTCGCCTCCTGCCAGAACGAGAAGAGCCAGTTGCAGAACAAGGAGCAGGCACTGCGTATCCTGCGCTCCAGGCTGCTCGCGATGGCACAGGAGGAGGCGGAGCGGGAGGCCTCCGACGTCCGTCGCAGCCAGGTCCGTACCGTCGACCGCTCCGAGAAGATCCGTACCTACAACTTCCCGGAGAACCGCATCTCGGACCACCGCGTCGGGTTCAAGGCGTACAACCTGGACCAGGTCCTGGACGGCGAACTGGACGCGGTGATCCAGGCCTGCGTCGACGCGGACTCGGCTGCCAAGCTCGCCGCGGCGTAA
- the rpmE gene encoding 50S ribosomal protein L31 encodes MKRDIHPAYVETQVSCTCGASFTTRSTIDSGTVRAEVCSECHPFYTGKQKILDTGGRVARFEARFGKASGSKK; translated from the coding sequence TTGAAGCGCGACATCCACCCCGCGTACGTCGAGACGCAGGTCAGCTGCACCTGCGGCGCGTCGTTCACGACCCGCAGCACCATCGACTCCGGCACCGTCCGGGCCGAGGTCTGCTCCGAGTGCCACCCGTTCTACACGGGCAAGCAGAAGATCCTCGACACCGGTGGCCGTGTGGCCCGCTTCGAGGCCCGCTTCGGCAAGGCCTCCGGCTCCAAGAAGTAG
- a CDS encoding LCP family protein has protein sequence MSAESTPEAGPRDGRRRRTPHDRRYSGLKAMAWTVAAVLVLGGAGAGYVYAGLDGNLTSVDIDRLLGTDRPEKAADGSENVLVLGSDSRSGGNRKLGGGADGGGARADTAMIVHLHEGREKASVVSVPRDTVVDRPECAHPGGGTRPAANGVMFNSTYATGGAACVVKTVESMTGLRMDHYLEVDFTGFRKLVDELGGVEVTTTEDIDDPDSHLELAAGTHRLDGAQALGLVRTRHGVGDGSDLGRIQLQQAFFRALVRQVKDLGLLTDPKKLYDVADTVTRTVTTDSGLGSVNSLMSFADGLKGIDPGGMHMVTMPVRYDPAAPHRVLPWKEKAGLVWEALRNDEPIPRAATVGTATGGAKDVVSAS, from the coding sequence ATGTCCGCGGAGAGCACACCCGAGGCCGGTCCACGGGACGGAAGAAGGCGCCGCACGCCGCACGACCGGCGGTACAGCGGTCTGAAGGCCATGGCGTGGACCGTCGCGGCCGTCCTCGTCCTGGGCGGCGCCGGCGCCGGATACGTGTACGCGGGACTCGACGGCAACCTCACGAGCGTCGACATCGACCGTCTCCTCGGCACCGACCGGCCCGAGAAGGCCGCTGACGGCTCCGAGAACGTCCTCGTCCTCGGTTCCGACAGCCGCTCCGGGGGCAACCGGAAGCTCGGCGGCGGAGCCGACGGCGGCGGCGCCCGCGCCGACACCGCGATGATCGTGCACCTCCACGAGGGACGCGAGAAGGCGTCCGTGGTGTCCGTCCCGCGGGACACCGTCGTCGACCGGCCCGAGTGCGCCCACCCCGGGGGCGGCACCCGCCCCGCCGCGAACGGTGTGATGTTCAACTCCACGTACGCCACCGGCGGGGCCGCCTGCGTGGTGAAGACCGTCGAGTCGATGACCGGCCTGCGCATGGACCACTACCTGGAGGTCGACTTCACCGGCTTCCGGAAACTCGTGGACGAACTGGGCGGCGTCGAGGTCACCACCACCGAGGACATCGACGACCCCGACAGCCACCTCGAACTGGCGGCCGGCACCCACCGGCTCGACGGCGCGCAGGCCCTCGGCCTGGTGCGCACCCGGCACGGCGTCGGCGACGGCTCCGACCTGGGCCGCATACAGCTCCAGCAGGCTTTTTTCAGGGCCCTGGTCCGGCAGGTGAAGGACCTCGGTCTCCTCACCGACCCCAAGAAGCTCTACGACGTCGCCGACACGGTCACCCGGACCGTCACCACCGACTCCGGCCTGGGCTCGGTGAACTCCCTGATGTCCTTCGCCGACGGCCTGAAGGGCATCGATCCCGGCGGCATGCACATGGTGACCATGCCGGTGCGTTACGACCCCGCCGCCCCCCACCGCGTCCTGCCGTGGAAGGAGAAGGCGGGGCTGGTCTGGGAGGCCCTGAGGAACGACGAGCCGATCCCGCGCGCGGCGACGGTGGGCACGGCCACGGGCGGGGCCAAGGACGTCGTCAGCGCCTCGTGA
- a CDS encoding trypsin-like serine protease translates to MSGGGRHRRRVRIALPVAAAGVAAAVTAALLTSSAGAATALPQPQPTAAPELSSPSPAELKKRLAGALAGDDTAGQANRSSLSKSTTTGTTTGAGGSGSVIDAKIIGGSTTAITSAPWMAQLHYYDDRGTSRTSDDIGFFCGGAVVAPTKILTAAHCVKGYDWNANGAVVTGATQLPSVDGNLRGGTVSGVWRQWNHPSYNATTIDNDIAVLTLPGPVKATPIRMTTSGDTASYAAGKSAKVYGWGRTSSTSQDVSETLKAATLPLQSDATCARTYGADFVKGHMVCAGKPATGADSGTTSACNGDSGGPLVVNNRIVGVVSWGVRDCVEKGAYSVFAKVSSYVGAAYARVDDTNISGDHRADLWARKSSTTTGYSLDSKGSSFATRRSWGNWKGVNTVLQTDLDRDGYQDLVYRSSSDGAVYWTRYVVSSDSWSTKRIFANWKTRTRIVAPGDVTGDYLPDLLSVDSAGVLWIYPGKGNGTFSARVKAGSGWNQYNSVRGHGDFNGDGKTDLIARHKSTGAVYLYKGTGKAGTGAFSGRVKVRTWSNKTYNAFAAVGDVSGDGKADFLARTPGGTLYLYKGTGKATSKIFATRISVGTGFQQYGIFG, encoded by the coding sequence ATGTCCGGGGGCGGTCGGCACAGACGCCGGGTCAGAATCGCACTGCCCGTAGCCGCAGCCGGCGTCGCCGCGGCCGTCACCGCCGCACTGCTGACCTCGTCCGCCGGCGCCGCCACCGCGCTGCCGCAGCCGCAGCCGACCGCGGCCCCGGAGCTCAGCTCGCCGTCACCGGCCGAGCTGAAGAAGCGCCTCGCCGGCGCGCTCGCCGGTGACGACACCGCGGGCCAGGCGAACCGGTCGTCGCTGAGCAAGAGCACCACCACCGGCACCACCACCGGTGCCGGCGGCAGCGGCTCCGTCATCGACGCGAAGATCATCGGTGGCAGCACGACCGCCATCACCTCCGCGCCCTGGATGGCGCAGCTCCACTACTACGACGACCGGGGCACCAGCCGCACGAGCGACGACATCGGCTTCTTCTGCGGTGGTGCCGTCGTGGCCCCGACGAAGATCCTCACCGCCGCGCACTGCGTCAAGGGATACGACTGGAACGCCAACGGCGCCGTCGTCACGGGGGCCACGCAGCTCCCCTCCGTCGACGGAAACCTGCGCGGCGGCACCGTCTCCGGTGTCTGGCGCCAGTGGAACCACCCGTCGTACAACGCGACGACCATCGACAACGACATCGCGGTGCTCACCCTGCCCGGCCCCGTCAAGGCCACCCCGATCCGCATGACCACCTCCGGCGACACCGCCTCCTACGCCGCCGGAAAGAGCGCCAAGGTCTACGGCTGGGGCCGCACCAGCTCCACCAGCCAGGACGTCTCCGAGACGCTGAAGGCGGCCACGCTGCCCCTCCAGTCCGACGCGACGTGCGCCCGCACCTACGGCGCCGACTTCGTCAAGGGCCACATGGTCTGCGCCGGCAAGCCCGCCACCGGCGCCGACAGCGGCACCACCTCCGCCTGCAACGGCGACTCCGGCGGCCCGCTGGTCGTGAACAACCGGATCGTCGGCGTCGTCTCCTGGGGCGTGCGGGACTGCGTCGAGAAGGGCGCCTACAGCGTCTTCGCCAAGGTGAGCAGCTATGTCGGGGCCGCCTACGCACGCGTCGACGACACCAACATCAGCGGCGACCACCGCGCCGACCTGTGGGCGCGCAAGTCCTCGACGACGACCGGCTACTCCCTGGACTCCAAGGGCTCCTCCTTCGCCACCCGCAGGTCCTGGGGCAACTGGAAGGGCGTCAACACCGTCCTGCAGACCGACCTCGACCGGGACGGGTACCAGGACCTGGTGTACCGGAGCAGCAGCGACGGCGCCGTCTACTGGACCCGGTACGTGGTCTCCAGCGACTCCTGGTCCACCAAGCGCATCTTCGCCAACTGGAAGACCCGCACCCGCATCGTCGCCCCCGGCGACGTCACCGGGGACTACCTGCCCGACCTGCTGTCCGTGGACTCCGCCGGCGTGCTGTGGATCTACCCGGGCAAGGGCAACGGCACCTTCTCCGCCCGGGTGAAGGCCGGCTCCGGCTGGAACCAGTACAACTCGGTGCGCGGCCACGGCGACTTCAACGGCGACGGGAAGACCGACCTGATCGCCCGCCACAAGAGCACCGGCGCGGTGTACCTGTACAAGGGCACCGGCAAGGCCGGCACCGGCGCCTTCTCCGGCCGGGTCAAGGTCCGCACCTGGAGCAACAAGACGTACAACGCCTTCGCGGCCGTGGGCGACGTCAGCGGAGACGGCAAGGCGGACTTCCTGGCCCGCACCCCCGGCGGCACCCTGTACCTGTACAAGGGCACCGGGAAGGCCACGAGCAAGATCTTCGCCACCCGGATCTCCGTCGGCACCGGTTTCCAGCAGTACGGCATCTTCGGCTGA
- the rho gene encoding transcription termination factor Rho has product MSDTTDLMGARVEETAAAPATDASAPAGGAGSRRRRGTGLEGMVLAELQQVASGLGIRGTARMRKSQLIEVIKEAQAGAGAAAPKSEAPAEAAESKPKRRTTSRTRTGEAAETKPAAAEDAAAQQQIDIPGQTAPKAGAPAEQAPAAEAAAPVERRRRVTAEAGAPAAATEKTAVESKPEPQDESKTEAPSQQSQGDARSDHDGHDGRRRDRRDRGRDRNDRSDRSDRTDRGDRRHRGDDQQQTQGGQGSQGGQSSQGGQGRQQSQQQGGGRQGQGQGQGQDDGYDDDGGRRGRRGRYRDRRGRRGRDDMASEPQITEDDVLIPVAGILDILDNYAFIRTSGYLPGPNDVYVSLAQVRKNGLRKGDHLTGAVRQPKEGERREKFNALVRLDSVNGMAPEHGRGRPEFNKLTPLYPQDRLRLETDPGVLTTRIIDLVSPIGKGQRGLIVAPPKTGKTMIMQAVANAITHNNPECHLMVVLVDERPEEVTDMQRSVKGEVISSTFDRPAEDHTTVAELAIERAKRLVELGHDVVVLLDSITRLGRAYNLAAPASGRILSGGVDSTALYPPKRFFGAARNIEDGGSLTILATALVDTGSRMDEVIFEEFKGTGNMELKLDRKLADKRIFPAVDVDASGTRKEEILLGSDELAITWKLRRVLHALDSQQAIELLLDKMKQTKSNAEFLLQIQKTTPTPGNGD; this is encoded by the coding sequence GTGAGCGACACCACCGATCTGATGGGCGCACGTGTCGAGGAGACCGCTGCCGCGCCCGCCACGGACGCCTCCGCGCCTGCCGGCGGTGCCGGATCCCGGCGGCGCCGCGGTACCGGCCTCGAAGGCATGGTGCTGGCCGAGCTTCAGCAGGTCGCATCGGGCCTCGGTATCAGGGGCACCGCGCGTATGCGCAAGAGTCAGCTGATCGAGGTCATCAAGGAGGCGCAGGCGGGAGCGGGCGCCGCCGCGCCGAAGAGCGAGGCCCCGGCCGAGGCGGCGGAGAGTAAGCCCAAGCGCCGTACCACCTCCCGGACCCGTACGGGTGAGGCCGCCGAGACGAAGCCGGCCGCCGCCGAAGACGCCGCGGCCCAGCAGCAGATCGACATTCCCGGCCAGACGGCCCCGAAGGCCGGCGCCCCGGCCGAGCAGGCTCCCGCCGCCGAGGCGGCCGCCCCCGTCGAGCGCCGCCGCCGCGTCACCGCCGAGGCGGGCGCTCCGGCCGCCGCGACGGAGAAGACCGCCGTCGAGTCGAAGCCCGAGCCGCAGGACGAGTCGAAGACCGAGGCTCCGTCGCAGCAGTCGCAGGGCGACGCCAGGTCCGACCACGACGGCCACGACGGGCGCCGCCGCGACCGCCGTGACCGCGGCCGCGACCGCAATGACCGGAGCGACCGGAGCGATCGGACGGACCGCGGTGACCGTCGCCACCGGGGCGACGACCAGCAGCAGACCCAGGGCGGTCAGGGCAGCCAGGGCGGTCAGAGCAGCCAGGGCGGTCAGGGCCGTCAGCAGAGCCAGCAGCAGGGCGGCGGCCGTCAGGGCCAGGGTCAGGGCCAGGGTCAGGACGACGGTTACGACGACGACGGTGGCCGTCGCGGCCGGCGCGGCCGCTACCGCGACCGCCGCGGCCGCCGCGGGCGCGACGACATGGCCTCCGAGCCGCAGATCACCGAGGACGACGTCCTGATCCCGGTCGCGGGCATCCTCGACATCCTCGACAACTACGCGTTCATCCGGACCTCCGGCTACCTGCCCGGTCCGAACGACGTGTACGTCTCCCTCGCCCAGGTCCGCAAGAACGGCCTGCGCAAGGGCGACCACCTCACCGGCGCGGTGCGCCAGCCCAAGGAGGGCGAGCGCCGCGAGAAGTTCAACGCGCTGGTCCGCCTGGACTCCGTCAACGGTATGGCGCCCGAACACGGCCGCGGCCGCCCGGAGTTCAACAAGCTCACCCCGCTGTACCCGCAGGACCGCCTCCGCCTGGAGACCGACCCCGGTGTCCTCACCACGCGGATCATCGACCTCGTGTCGCCGATCGGCAAGGGCCAGCGCGGTCTGATCGTGGCTCCGCCGAAGACCGGCAAGACCATGATCATGCAGGCGGTCGCCAACGCGATCACGCACAACAACCCCGAGTGCCACCTGATGGTCGTCCTCGTCGACGAGCGTCCGGAAGAGGTCACCGACATGCAGCGGTCGGTGAAGGGCGAGGTCATCTCCTCGACCTTCGACCGCCCCGCAGAGGACCACACCACGGTCGCCGAACTCGCCATCGAGCGCGCCAAGCGCCTGGTGGAGCTGGGTCACGACGTGGTCGTGCTGCTCGACTCGATCACCCGTCTGGGCCGTGCGTACAACCTCGCCGCCCCGGCCTCCGGCCGCATCCTGTCCGGTGGTGTCGACTCGACGGCGCTCTACCCGCCGAAGCGCTTCTTCGGTGCGGCCCGCAACATCGAGGACGGCGGCTCGCTGACCATCCTCGCCACCGCGCTGGTGGACACCGGGTCCCGCATGGACGAGGTGATCTTCGAGGAGTTCAAGGGCACCGGCAACATGGAGCTCAAGCTCGACCGGAAGCTCGCCGACAAGCGCATCTTCCCCGCGGTGGACGTCGACGCGTCCGGCACCCGCAAGGAGGAGATCCTGCTCGGCAGCGACGAGTTGGCCATCACCTGGAAGCTCCGCCGGGTGCTGCACGCGCTCGACTCGCAGCAGGCGATCGAACTGCTCCTCGACAAGATGAAGCAGACGAAGTCGAACGCCGAGTTCCTGCTGCAGATCCAGAAGACGACGCCGACACCGGGCAACGGCGACTGA
- the thrB gene encoding homoserine kinase, whose amino-acid sequence MAGPAFRAAAVRVRVPATSANLGPGFDALGLALGLYDDVVVRVADAGLHIDIAGEGGETLPRDERHLLVRSLRTAFDLLGGQPRGLEIVCANRIPHGRGLGSSSAAICAGIVAARAVTIGAEAKLDDAALLELATEIEGHPDNVAACLLGGFSLSWMEGGVARAIRLEPAESIVPVVFVPGKPVLTETARGLLPRTVPHVDAAANAGRAALLVEALTRRPELLLPATEDRLHQDYRAPAMPESAALVERLRADGVPAVISGAGPTVMALADADTADKVEALAGADWAANRLRLDLQGASVLPLAA is encoded by the coding sequence ATGGCCGGTCCCGCCTTCCGCGCCGCCGCCGTCCGGGTGCGCGTCCCCGCCACCAGCGCCAACCTCGGTCCGGGCTTCGACGCCCTGGGCCTCGCGCTGGGCCTGTACGACGACGTGGTCGTCCGGGTGGCCGACGCCGGGCTGCACATCGACATCGCCGGTGAGGGCGGTGAGACCCTCCCGCGCGACGAGAGGCATCTGCTCGTGCGCTCCCTGCGCACCGCCTTCGACCTGCTGGGCGGACAGCCGCGCGGCCTGGAGATCGTCTGCGCCAACCGCATTCCGCACGGCCGGGGCCTGGGCTCCTCCTCGGCCGCCATCTGCGCCGGCATAGTCGCCGCCCGCGCCGTGACCATAGGCGCGGAGGCCAAGCTCGACGACGCCGCGCTGCTCGAACTCGCCACCGAGATCGAGGGCCACCCCGACAACGTCGCGGCCTGCCTGCTGGGCGGCTTCAGCCTCTCCTGGATGGAGGGCGGCGTGGCCCGCGCGATCAGGCTGGAGCCCGCCGAATCGATCGTCCCGGTGGTCTTCGTACCGGGTAAACCCGTCCTCACCGAGACCGCCCGCGGCCTGCTGCCGCGTACCGTGCCGCACGTCGACGCCGCCGCCAACGCGGGCCGTGCCGCCCTGCTCGTCGAGGCGCTGACCAGGCGTCCCGAGCTGCTGCTGCCCGCCACCGAGGACCGTCTGCACCAGGACTACCGGGCCCCCGCCATGCCCGAGAGCGCGGCGCTGGTCGAGCGGCTGCGCGCGGACGGCGTCCCCGCGGTGATCTCCGGTGCCGGGCCCACCGTCATGGCGCTGGCCGACGCCGACACCGCAGACAAGGTCGAAGCACTGGCCGGCGCCGACTGGGCCGCCAACCGGCTCCGTCTCGATCTGCAGGGAGCGAGCGTGCTTCCGCTTGCCGCCTGA